Proteins found in one Mucilaginibacter gracilis genomic segment:
- a CDS encoding PIN domain-containing protein produces the protein MSDKVFLDTNIVVYSHSDYDLVKQTKAQAIILQQQTIISTQVIQETANTLNKKLKNTWPEVISALSSITNNSEVHTNTDKTILLACTIAEKYRFSFYDCLIIAAALETESQILYSEDMQHNQLIENKLRIVNPFR, from the coding sequence ATGAGCGATAAGGTTTTCTTGGATACCAATATAGTTGTCTACTCACATTCGGACTACGACCTTGTAAAACAGACCAAAGCTCAAGCAATAATTCTTCAACAACAAACGATAATTAGTACTCAGGTAATTCAGGAAACAGCTAATACATTAAATAAAAAGTTAAAAAACACCTGGCCTGAGGTTATTAGTGCTTTATCGAGCATAACTAATAATAGTGAGGTTCACACCAATACAGATAAAACAATATTACTTGCTTGCACCATAGCCGAAAAGTACCGGTTTTCCTTTTACGATTGTTTGATAATTGCCGCCGCTCTGGAAACAGAATCCCAAATTCTCTACTCCGAAGACATGCAGCATAATCAGCTTATTGAGAATAAGCTCCGGATAGTTAACCCGTTTAGATAA